The sequence below is a genomic window from Rhizobiaceae bacterium.
GCTTTTCCGGCACTCTCACCACGCTTGCCATCCGCGCACCGATCCAACTGGTCGCGAACCAGAAGAAGAACGACGACGGCCGCGAGCCCGACTTCCGCGTCATCGCGTCCCGCAACGGCTTCGAACTCGGCGCAGGCTGGAAGCGTGTCTCCCAGAACACCGGCAATGAATACGTCTCCGTGACGCTCCGCGCCCCCGAGTTCGGCACCATCTACGCCAACATGGCGCCGGCGCCTGGCGACGAGGAAGGCAAGTTCGTCCTCATCTGGAACCCCCGCGAGGTCAACTGACCCGCGAGGCGCCCCCGCCGACAGGCGGGGGCTCTCCTCTTCCCTCGAACCGCAGGAGCCCGACATGTTCCGTCTTCTCTCATCCGCAGCACTCGCCCTCTCGCTCCTCTCGGCCGTCAGCGCGTCTTCCTTCGCCCAGCAGAACACGGCCGCCAAAGGCCACTCTGCCACGATGGATCCGGACCTGTGTGGTGCTGGCGGGCGCGGCTGCGCATCCGACATCGAAAAAGCCTGGATGGCGCACGCCGGCGAGATCACCAGCCTTCCGTCGGTCTATCTGACCATCTATGCATCAACCTGTGCCGCCCGCCCCGATCTGTTCGACGTCTGTCTTCACGATCCGTACCTGATCCTCGACTACGCCGGCATCGACTTCCACTGACCTCCCAAGGCCGCACGGCCACCTCGCCCGTCTCTTCGGAGTGGGCCATCTTTTTGCTCACGGAACCTTCAGCGATCGGCACGATCAGCACGTCCCTCGCGTGATAACCAACTCGTGACCCTCGCCATGCGGCACGATCTCCAATCTGACCTGCCGGTCAGATGCGGCAAAGCGCGCTGGTCGCGCGCTTTCTTCTCTCTGTCAATGACGTCCAAGTCTATCGAACCTCCTCGCGCGTCAAGGATGAGCGGTCCCCCCAATTTGCCGGCCTTCGGCCGCTGCCTTCCAGGCAGTCCGCAAATCGGCTCCCCCGCTCCCCGCCTCTGGCGGCCGCTTCGCGGTCCCTGACCCACTCGTCGCCCAACGATGAGCCTCCATCGTCATTGAAACGAAGGAGATGATCATGTCCATTGACCAGCACATCGAGGAACTTCGGGCCGAACTGCGCAATGCGGTGTACCGCGACGAGCGCCGCTGGATCGAGACCGAGCTCGCCAAGGCCATCGCAGAACGCGATGCCATGCTCGCAAAGTGGGAAGCCGATCAAGAGGAGTTTCCGGTCTAGGCCGGAAATATCCTCATAAGCGTGCGGGAGCGTGACGACGTTTCCGCGCGCTTTCATGCTTCCATTTCAACGTCGCAGAGTTCGCACCGTCGGTCATAATCTGACCTGCCGGTCAGATGCGGCAAAGCGCGCTGGTCGCGCGCTTTCTTCTCTCTGTCAATGACGTCCAAGTCTATCGCATCTCCTCGCGCGTCAAGGATGAGCGGTCTCCCCAATTTTGCCGGCCTTTGGCCGCGTCCCTTCGGGCCGTACGCAAAATCGGCTCCCCCGCTCCCCGCCTCTGGCCGCCGCTGCGCGGTCCCTGACCCGCTCGTCGATAAACGATGAGCCTCCTTCGTCATTGAAACGAAGGAGATGATCATCATGACGGTTTTCAACATCCCCGCCGCGCTGCTTGCCATCATGGAGCGCAACGCACTCGCCAACGCCATCGGCCGCGATCTCGGTCAGGCGCCGATCGACCATCAGCCCCTCATTCGGTTCACCGTGCCCCTGCACGACGCCGAGTGGCTTCTGACCGAGTACGACCCCGCCACGGAAACCTTCTTCGGTCTGGTCTACGACACCGACCGTCACGAACAGACGCTTGGTCATGTCACCGTCTCGCGTCTGGCCGAAATTCGTGGCTTCGCCGATACCGCCGTTGAATACGACGCCGGGTTTCGTACGGATCGATCGCTTTCCAGCTATTGCGATCCCGATGACGGCTGCGCGGAAGACTACTTTTGCCAGCACTGATCACATCCCGCAAGGACATCATCGCCGAGGCTCACCAGCAGCCTCGGCTTCCTTTTCTTTTCCCCGACACCATCAGGAGTGCAGCATGAGCAACGACGTGATCACCGTCGACGGCGGCAGCAAGCAATACTGGCACGACCTTCGCGAAGCATGGGCGCTGGTTCATCACCTCGAACGCTGCCTTGAAGCGGTGAAATCCGCCCCAATGTACATCCGTGGAAATTGGGACGATGAATACGGCGACTACGAACCGGTTGAGAATTTGGCACCGTGGGACGATCTCGCCGAAGCCCAAGAGACGGCAAAGGCCAACTGGATGGCGATGCGTATCATCGAGGCTCATGGCCGCGAGATCGAATTGCTCTACTATTGAGCAATTTATCCGCGAGCGGGCTTAACCGCCCTCTTCCATTCATCGTGCGCACGACTCTCGCGCTAGGGCTTTCGCCGTCCTCCGCTTCGCTTCGGCCCTTCGGGTGCGCCCGGCCCTGGCGGTCGCCTCGGAGCATCGAGCTCCTCGGCGCCTCGTGGGGGAAGAGACTTCCGCCTCTCCCCCCACACCCCTCTCTCCTTGATGTCCGCTTCGCGGCCGGCCTTTCGGGCCGATATATGGACGCTGCCGCGACTTCGCCAATCAATCCGGGCAGTCGGTCGGCATCGCTTGCCTTCGCAACCGATGCCCTCCTCTCCTGCCCTGCCGGTGCGCTCGCGCCTCGATCGACATAACGACCTTGCAGCCATTCGCTGCGCTCCTGACTGCTCGCCGTGACGCGATTCTCGGTGCTCGCTTCGGACTTTTTATTGGTAGGCTGGTGGGCCAACGCCGTGAGTCGTTGTCGCTCCTTGCTTCCGTTCGCTGCGCGATCGGAAGGCTGCGTCGGACACCGGCCAACGATCAAGCCGCGCGCATTGCAAGCAATTGCACGACCAAATCATTGGCTACGGCGCTGGCCCACCAGCCTACCAATAAAAATGGCAGGATAGGCTATCTGATGACAGATAGCCGTTGCGCCTGCGGGACGCTTGCCGACTTCGTCTCAAATGGTTGGGAAGGAGCGCCGATTCCTACGCGGTTTATGGCGGGTTTTGCAAGACCGGCGCGGGCTTGTGATGGACCGATATGGCGCTGATCTCGCGCAACTGCGCCATTCACCATTTAGCGCACTGCCCTCTTCGCACACTGTGCAACAGGGACATTAAGCGATTGATTGAAAAGCCTTTTGCGTAAATCGCGCAACCAACCAAGGCCGCAATACGGTAATGTATGATTGCTGGGATAAGCTATTGCGGAATTGCGTAAATACGTGACTGAGCAAACCGCTCATTGTGCGCAAGCGGTATTGTCCAAATTACACGATAATGTAATAGTGTGAGCCCTGCGGATCGACGTTCAGGGACACCCAATTATGACCCGTCACCCCCCTCCCCCCTCCGTCTCACTCGCCGTTTCCACCTTCAAGGGTGGCGCAGGAAAGACGGCCCTGAGCATCAATCTCGCCGGCGAGTTTGCCAGCCAGGGTCTCAAGATACTCCTGATCGATTGCGACCAGCAGCAATCCCTGGTTCGGTGGTACGAGACCTCCGTCAAGCGCCGATACCTGACCGACGCCGACAACATCAATGCCATCGCGGTACTTCCCGGTGAGGACCTCAATGAAAAGATGAAGTCGGTGCCGGCCGCGGACATCCACATTTACGATGTGGGTGGCCACGCGCATCGCCGGGCGATCGAGGTCTTCATGCGCGTTCAGGCAGTCATCATTCCGGTGATCCTGGAAGCTACCAGCGCTACCCAGGCCATTAACGTATCGAGACTGCTACACCAGCTTGCCGAGCAACACGGACGTGAAGTTGTTCCCCATGCAGCCATCTGGAACCATGTCGATCACATCGCCCTGACCAGGAACCGGGCCATCCCCGAGGTCATCAAGCTGCTTAATGCCGGCAACGTGCCGATCTTCAGCACCATCATTCGCAAGACCAACCATTTCAGCGATGTTTGCGCAGGCTACGGAACACTCTACTCGAAGCTCAACGAAATCGATTCCAATCCAAACACCACGCCGTCGGCCAAGAAGCGCGCACGCGAAAGCGTTCTCGACGCCATCGACCAAATCAAGGGCCTGAACAACGAGTTCATCAACCTCATCAGTGCAGAGGCAGCATGACCATGGCAGCTCAACCGAAAAATCGCGTCCAGGTTGCCGGCAATCTCGCCGTCATCGCAAGAACCCGCAAGATGGACCCTGTTGATCCCGCCGATCCTGCAATTGCTTTCAAGCCTCCCACCGTTTCGGTCGAGGAGTTGATGGCATCCGCTTCATCCAAGCCGCCTCGCGAGGCTGAGGCGCCGACGGCCCCGACAGAGCTAAAGTCGGTTGATGCTTCAGATCCGTCGATGAAAGGCCGAGAAGGAAAACCGGAACCGGAGCGGCCGGGGCCGGAAGTTCCCACTGGAGACCGCTCGGCGCCCCCCTACCCTCAAAAGAAGCCGGTTGCTGCGCAAGCGCGCATCAACCGGACAACATCGCCAGACTATTCGCGCGTCGCGCTCCAGCTACACAATGATGTCGTCACGAAGCTATTCGCCATCTCCCGGTCGCAGGGCAAGCGCTACACGGCGCTGATGGAGGAATACATTATGGCCGGCCTTGCGCGTCACAAGGACTGATCATGGCTAGCCCACAGTATTTCCTTCGCATACCTCAACACCAGGCAGACGAACTTGAGGCGTTAGCCGACCGGCTTGAAACGTCACCGGGTCTTATTCTCAAAGTTCTCGTTGATCGCACCATTTCCGAAACCGCAACCGTTCTCCACGACCACGATTTGCAGCTTGAGCACGTCCATCTGACAATTCGCGACATTGCGAAGGTGTTTCGTGATCTCATGAGCGACAACGTCGTGCCGGCCGATGATCATGCAATACGGATCCTCGAGAAGCTCGACGACATCGCCCGGGCAGTCGACTCAATCCGCGACGCCGCCTTTGTGCGACCCTCAACCAGTGTAAGAGAACTGATCGCCGCTCACGATGAGGCGCCCGTTCAACAATCTTTCACAACCAGATAGCGGCCATCAGGATTCCGCAGGCGGCAGCGCCGCCTAGAAAATGGCGATGACGATCCCATTGCCACTTCCAGTATTCCGACCAAGTGAGCGGGGCCTTCCACTCTTAGAAGCCCTTCGCTGCGCGTTCTCGTCGATCACGCCAGGGCGGCGCGCCCTGACGACCCCGAACGCGTTCCGCATGTGGAGATCGTATTCCTCATGAAAAGCCCTCCGGTCAGCGATCTGCTGTCGAAAGCTCTCGATGTCAGGTTCCTTTCTAGCGATGGTTCGCGAGGTAGATGATGTCGGCAGCCATGGGTGAAGTTCTTCTCCCCAAATGACACTACAGGGCTCCTTTGCAGGTGCCTTGCATCCAGAAGGTGCTTCACGTGAGTCAGAACGCCCCTTTTTCGCACAGAGTTGACTGCAGTCAACTGGCACCGCTTGCTGCCGTTAACTTTCTGTTAAGATTAAATTTGTTGCCGGATCAGTAGAATCGGTTCTAAATGCGATTTCTTGAAGCGAATAGGGTTCAAAGCGCATGTGCGAAAAAAACCGATGAATATGCAGACCCAAATCGCTGACGCGATCGAAGAAGTCGATGTGCTTGTATCACAGCAAGCAAGCGAATTGTCGGAAATGCTGCACGAGCATAGACTCGAGATGTTTCCGCCGAACGCCCAGAAAGGCCTCCGCCCTTTTCAGCTTTCCGAGGTCGCTCAGTATATCGGGGTAACCAGCGGCCATCTCAAGAATCTATCTCTTGAGGGCAAAGGCCCCCTGCCCTCCGTCACGCCGTCCGGCCGCCGTTCGTACACGGCCGACCAGATCGTGGAGATGCGTCACTTCCTCGACAAGCACGGTCGCGGGACCAGCTACGTGCCGCACCGCAAGGGTTCGGAGCACCTTCAGATTCTGGCGGTCGTCAATTTCAAAGGCGGGTCGGCTAAAACCACGACCTCCGCTCACCTCGCTCAGCATCTAGCGCTTACCGGACACCGAGTTTTAGCAATCGATCTCGACCCGCAGGCGTCGCTGTCGGCCTTGCATGGCTTTCAACCCGAAGTCGACGAGAATGAATCCCTTTACGAGGCATTGCGCTACGACGACGACCGCAAGCCGCTCTCGGCTTTGGTGAAGAAAACGAATTTCCCCGGGCTGGACATCGTCCCTGCCAATCTCGAGCTGCAGGAGTACGAGTACGATACCCCTCTGGCGCTATCGCGCAATGACGGCTCCATGGGCCGTATTTTCTTTGGCCGGCTGGATGACGCGCTGGCTGATGTGGCTGATAACTACGATGTCATCGTCATCGACTGCCCGCCGCAACTTGGTTATCTCACGATGACCGCGATCTCGTCGTCGACCGGGGTTCTCATCACCGTTCACCCGCAAATGCTCGACGTGATGTCGATGTGCCAGTTCCTGTTGATGATGGGAGAGGTAATGGGCACGCTGAAGCGGGCAGGGGCCAACATGCGTCTCGACTGGCTGCGTTATCTCGTTACCCGCTACGAGCCGACAGACGGCCCGCAGAGCCAGATGGTCGCTTTCATGCGCGCCATCTTCAAGCACCACGTCCTGGTCAACGAGATGCTGAAATCGACGGCCATCTCGGATGCCGGAATCACGAAGCAGACGCTCTACGAAGTCGAGCGTTCGCAATTTACGCGGTCGACTTATGACCGGGCCATGGAAGCGCTGCATCGGGTCAACGGTGAGATCACCGATCTCATCCACAAGTCGTGGGGTCGACGCTGATGTCCAGAAAGAACCTGTTGTCGTCTCTCACCGAGCGAAAGTTGACTGCGGTCAACTCTTCGCCTGCTCAGCCAGTTGCGGCCTCTCCAGCACAGGACAGAATCCGTAACCGCGGGGCTTTTGGCGCGATCACCCGTTCCATCGACGAACTCGCCGAACGGGCGCAACAGGCAAACGAAATCGAGGCGCGGCTCCTGGAAGGCGCTGTCGTCATCGAACTCGACCCGTCTGTTGTCGACGCTTCCTTTGTCGCGGACCGCATGGGCGACGACGAGGCTGCATTCAACGAGCTTCTCGAGGCGATCAAGGAGCACGGGCAGGCGTCTCCAATCCTTGTGAGGCCGCATCCTGGGCTCGATGGCCGATACATGATCGTTTTCGGCCACAGGCGGCATCGGGTTGCCAAGACACTAGGCCGGAAGGTGAGGGCGGTTGTCCGTGAGATGGAAGACCGCGATCACGTGATTGCCCAGGGGCAGGAAAATTCTGCTCGAGCCGACCTCTCCTTTATCGAGAAGGCCGTGTTTGCAGGCAGCCTCGAAGGTCAGGGCTACGATCGCGATGTGATCATGCAAGCGTTGTCGGTCGACAAAACCGTCGTCTCCAAGATGCTGTCTGTCCTCAACGACATCCCGGCCGACGTGGTGTCTGCCATCGGAGCCGCCCGAAACAGCGGCCGTGACCGTTGGTACAAGTTGGCTCTCAAGTTCAGGGAAGACGGCGCAGCAAAGTCCGGTGAGGAGATGCTCAGGTCGGACGATTTCAAAGCTGCCGACAGCGACAGCCGATTGGAATTGTTGACCCGCCATCTGGATAAACCTGCCGTAAAACCCTGGCAGAAGGCCGCCGCAGCCAAATCCTGGGCTCCTAAGGACAAATCAGTTAGCGTCGTCGCCAAACCGCGCCCAAAAGGCGTCGCGATCGAGATAACGAAAACCGACGCGAAGCCTTTCGCGGACTGGATTACAGGCAATCTGGACAGCCTCTACGAGGCGTTCAGGAAGTCGAAGCAGGAGAACTGAAACCGCAAAAGAAAAAGGCCCCCGAACGATCTCTCGCGGAAGCCCTTCTCAACGTCTAGCAACTTGAGAATCTCATTTCCGCGAATCACTGTCAAGAGTCCTAGGCGTCGATTCGGCGAGCAGGTTTCTTTTGCCTGATTAGAAGGCGAAGGAAGAAATGCACACGCATACCGCAACGACGCCCTTTGGGCGGCGGCCGATGACGCTTGGCCTGATTTCAAGCCAAGCCGCCGCGAAGAACATAGAGCAGGGCGCCAAAGTCTCGAAGTGGCAGGTGTTTCGCGACATCCGTGAAGCCAAGGAAGCCCTGGGCGCAACCGATCGCGCCTTGGCCATTCTCAACGCCTTGCTGACTTTCCATCGCGAGGAAGAGCTGACGGGAGAGGCCAACCTGATCGTTTTCCCGTCGAACGAGCAACTGATCCGGCGCGCCAACGGCGTGTCCCCGACGACGCTGAGGCGTCATCTGGCCAATCTCGTGACCTCTGGCCTCATCATCCGGCGGGACAGCCCGAACGGCAAGCGGTTTGCCCGCAAAGGGCGGGGCGGCGAGATCGAGCAAGCCTACGGCTTCGATCTGTCGCCGATCGTGGCTCGGGCCGAGGAGTTCCGTGAGTTGGCTGAAGCCGTCGCGGCCGAGCGTAAGGCGCTTCGTCTGGTCAAGGAGCGGCTGACGATTTGCCGGCGTGACGTCGTCAAGATGATCGAGGCTGGCATCAATGAGAGCGTGCCAGGCAACTGGCGTGGCTTCCAGCGGTGCTACGAGACGATTGTCGCCCGGCTTCCGCGCACGGCGCCACGACAGGTCCTCGAGGTGATCGCCGACGAGTTGGAAGACCTTTGGGCGGACGTCCATCAGACGTTGGAATCATTCGTTAAATCAGAAGAATCGAACGCCAATGAGTCCCATTCTGAACGCCACATACAAAATTCAAACTCAGACTTTCATCCTACCGGTGAAACTGAATACGGCTTAGGAGAAAAAGAAGAAGCGAGCGGCACCGCCGAGCATACCGACAACGTACGCAGCCTGCCAAGACGGGATTTGCCCCTGGGGATGGTGCTGAGCGCCTGCCCGGACATTGTGCCTTACGCCGAGGGCGGACAAATCCGCAGTTGGCGCGATCTCGGCGGTGCTGCCGACCGGGCGCGGCCGAGCATGGGGGTAAGCCCAAGCGCCTGGCAGGAAGCGGTCGAGGTGATGGGCCAACAGACCGCCGCAATCGTGCTGGCGGCGATCCTGCAACGGGCCGAGCATATCCGCAGCCGCGGCGGCTATCTGCGCGATTTGACGGAGCGGGCACGGGCGCAGAAATTCTCGGTCTGGCCGATGATCACCGCGCTGCTGAATGCCCGGATGGAGGCGTTGGAAAAGGCGGTCGCATCAGGTTCGTCGGCGCCGGTGGTCGGGCCGGGGGCCAATGCCGCCCCGCCCGACCACCCGCTCCCAATCAGCAACGCGCTGCGCGATAGCATGAAGAAGAAGGGCTGGTGACGATGCCCAGTTCAGACACCTGTCGCGGCCGTGCTCTCGGCGCCGATCATCCCGGTACGACGGGCTCGGTCAATCAGGCTCTTCACCGAGGAGAGGGACCACTTCGAGCCGCCGCGCGGCGTCCGTTCGTGCAGGCGCTCGAGCTGCCCGCGATCTCGCGCGACGTCAGATCCGAATTGGAGATGTGAATCCCGGCGACCAGCGTCATCAGCCGTTCTTCCGGCAACTGGCGCGGAAATCTGGCATTGACTCTGCCCAGCAGCAACGCATATATGACCCATTGGGTTATAGGAAACGCATGCAGACCGTCGCCGAGACACCATTGTTCATCAAGCAGGCGGCGGAGCTGTTCAGCGACGATGAACGCAAGGAGCTGATCGACTTTCTCGCGGCCAATCCGCAGGTGGGTGACGAGATTCCAGGCACCGGTGGCGTGCGCAAGATGCGGTTCGGCGCGAAAGGCAAGGGCAAACGCGGCGGTGCGAGGGTCATCTACTACTGGTACAGCGATGACGCACCGATCTATGCGCTGTTGGCCTATGGCAAGAACGAGAAGGTCGATCTGAAACCGGAAGAGGCGAAGGCGGTCGTGGCATTTGCCAAGGCGATCAAGGCAGCGAACAGGAGCAGGACATGAGCGAGATGACAAAGTTCGGCGCCGACCTGATTCAGTCCATGTCCGAGGCTCTGGCGCACGCGCAGGGCAAGGACGTTCCGGGCATCAAGATCCACACCGTCGATGTCGGCGCGGTGGACGCGAAGGCAATCCGCAAGAAGCTCGATCTGACACAGGACGAGATGGCGACTGTGCTGGGAACCAGCCCTTCCGGCTACAAGAAATGGGAACAGGGCAAGCGGCAGCCAAGCGGCGCTGCCCGCACGCTGCTTCGTGTCATGGACCGAGAGCCCGAGGCCGTGCTGCGTGCTCTCACGTTGAAAGATGGCGACGCTGCCCCGACTAACCAGGCTCCCGCGCACTGACGGCAGGGCAGGGGAGGGGGCTTTTCTACAGTCCGGACGCCTTGGTCAGGTTGGTCCGGAACCGGTCGCGTCGGCGCTGGTATTTGCGGGTCATCTCGGCCGAGGCGTGGCCGAGCTGCTTTTGCACGTAGCGCTCCTCGATGTCGGCGGAGGAGGCGAGGCCCGAGCGCAGCGAATGGCCGGCGAACAGCAGCACGCGCTCCGCATCCGGCAGATCGGCGCGGACGCCGGCGGCGAGCACGGTCTGCTTGACCAGGCGGGCGACGTGCTTGTCGGAAAGCCGCTCGACGTCGACGGTCTTGTTGTCCTTAAAAATGCGGCGGAACAGCGGGCCGCGCACGATGCGGCCGTACTTGATCCAGGTTTCGAGCGCGGCGACGGGGCAGGTGTCGTCACTGGAGCCGCGGCCGACTTCGACCTCGCGCCAGCCGGTTTTTCCCCGCAATGTGACCAGCACGCCCTTGCCGGGGAAAAACTCGATCCAGCCGCAGCCGTCGCTGTGGTCGTCGCGCTCGATGTCGAGGCCGACGATCTCGGAGCGGCGCAGGCCGCCGGCGAAGCCGAGCAGCAGGATGGCGCGATCGCGCAGCCCCCTGAGATCGTGGCCAAGCGTGGCCAGCATGGCGACGAGGTCGTCGCCCAAAACGGCTTCCTTCACACGCGGCGGTTTTGCGTGCTTGCGGCGGATGCCGGCGAGCACGGTGGCGATGTGGCGATCGGCCCGGTCGAGGACAAAACCGCGCTGGGTAAAATTCCAGGAAAGGCCGGAAAGCCGGCGCTCGATGGTCGCAACCGAAAGGGCAGGGGCGCCGAGCTTGGCACCACCGGCGGCACAGGCGCTGATATAGAGGCCGATCAGCTTCGGATCCGGCGGCAGGGGATCGAAGCCGTTGCGCCGGCACCAGGAGGAATAGTGGGAAAAATCCTTGGCGTAGGCGCTGCGGGTATTCTCGGAGCTGGCGGCCTTGGCGTAGGCCGTCGCGGTCTCGATGAGGGCTTCGAGGCGCGCCGGGACACGCGGCGTCGGCGGCGCGGCGCCCATTGCCATGACGAGATCGACGACGTCGGGCATTTCGCCCCCAAGAGCGTCGCCGCTGCGCGAATTCTCGGCCGGGAGATCGATTTTGGTGGGTGTCAGTTGACCGTTTTTCGTGAGACTGGTCGTCATTTATTTTCAAAGCGTTAGCCGATTCAGATTTCGTGAGACCGAGTCGGTTTCGTTGAGACTGAACTGTCACGCGATTCAGATATGGTGAGACTACCTTGATACACCAAGCGCGTGAAGGGCATGCGACGTGACCAGCTCAACGAACAAGAATGGCAGGACGTGCTTCGGCATGCGGACGTTCTGCGGCGGTTGCCGCTGCGACCCACTGCGGGCGAAGTGGCCGATGCCATGGCGAACCTCGCGGTCAGCCGTGCGACGCTGTTCCGCTGGCTGAAGCGGTATCGAACAGAGGAGCGCGCTGCAGCGCTTCTTCACCGGAAGTCGGGGCGGCACGGCGGCATCGATGCCTTTGATCCTGCTCTGAAGACGATCGTCGATCACAACATCACGACGTTCTACGCGATGCCGGAAAGGCCGACGCTGACGCGGCTTTGGAAGCGGATCTCATCCGATTGCCGGGCAGAACAGTTGCCGCCGCCGTCGATCCGGCGGCTCAAGGCCTACCTGCGCACGCTCGATGTCGAGGCACTGAAGCGCCGTCGTGAGGGCAAAGCACGGGCCGAAGCGCAATTTCTGGCGCTCCCAGGCGAGCTTTCGGTGCAGCATCCGCTGCAGATCGTCCAGATCGATCATACGAAGGTCGACGTGACGGTTGTCGATCCGATCGAAAGGCAGCCGATCGGCCGTCCTATCCTGACCATCGCCATCGACGTCTGTACCCGGATGGTTCTGGGCTTCTACCTGTCCCTGG
It includes:
- the repB gene encoding plasmid partitioning protein RepB, which gives rise to MSRKNLLSSLTERKLTAVNSSPAQPVAASPAQDRIRNRGAFGAITRSIDELAERAQQANEIEARLLEGAVVIELDPSVVDASFVADRMGDDEAAFNELLEAIKEHGQASPILVRPHPGLDGRYMIVFGHRRHRVAKTLGRKVRAVVREMEDRDHVIAQGQENSARADLSFIEKAVFAGSLEGQGYDRDVIMQALSVDKTVVSKMLSVLNDIPADVVSAIGAARNSGRDRWYKLALKFREDGAAKSGEEMLRSDDFKAADSDSRLELLTRHLDKPAVKPWQKAAAAKSWAPKDKSVSVVAKPRPKGVAIEITKTDAKPFADWITGNLDSLYEAFRKSKQEN
- a CDS encoding ParA family protein, which encodes MTRHPPPPSVSLAVSTFKGGAGKTALSINLAGEFASQGLKILLIDCDQQQSLVRWYETSVKRRYLTDADNINAIAVLPGEDLNEKMKSVPAADIHIYDVGGHAHRRAIEVFMRVQAVIIPVILEATSATQAINVSRLLHQLAEQHGREVVPHAAIWNHVDHIALTRNRAIPEVIKLLNAGNVPIFSTIIRKTNHFSDVCAGYGTLYSKLNEIDSNPNTTPSAKKRARESVLDAIDQIKGLNNEFINLISAEAA
- a CDS encoding type II toxin-antitoxin system RelE/ParE family toxin encodes the protein MQTVAETPLFIKQAAELFSDDERKELIDFLAANPQVGDEIPGTGGVRKMRFGAKGKGKRGGARVIYYWYSDDAPIYALLAYGKNEKVDLKPEEAKAVVAFAKAIKAANRSRT
- a CDS encoding DUF2958 domain-containing protein produces the protein MTVFNIPAALLAIMERNALANAIGRDLGQAPIDHQPLIRFTVPLHDAEWLLTEYDPATETFFGLVYDTDRHEQTLGHVTVSRLAEIRGFADTAVEYDAGFRTDRSLSSYCDPDDGCAEDYFCQH
- the repA gene encoding plasmid partitioning protein RepA, which produces MNMQTQIADAIEEVDVLVSQQASELSEMLHEHRLEMFPPNAQKGLRPFQLSEVAQYIGVTSGHLKNLSLEGKGPLPSVTPSGRRSYTADQIVEMRHFLDKHGRGTSYVPHRKGSEHLQILAVVNFKGGSAKTTTSAHLAQHLALTGHRVLAIDLDPQASLSALHGFQPEVDENESLYEALRYDDDRKPLSALVKKTNFPGLDIVPANLELQEYEYDTPLALSRNDGSMGRIFFGRLDDALADVADNYDVIVIDCPPQLGYLTMTAISSSTGVLITVHPQMLDVMSMCQFLLMMGEVMGTLKRAGANMRLDWLRYLVTRYEPTDGPQSQMVAFMRAIFKHHVLVNEMLKSTAISDAGITKQTLYEVERSQFTRSTYDRAMEALHRVNGEITDLIHKSWGRR
- a CDS encoding tyrosine-type recombinase/integrase, which gives rise to MPDVVDLVMAMGAAPPTPRVPARLEALIETATAYAKAASSENTRSAYAKDFSHYSSWCRRNGFDPLPPDPKLIGLYISACAAGGAKLGAPALSVATIERRLSGLSWNFTQRGFVLDRADRHIATVLAGIRRKHAKPPRVKEAVLGDDLVAMLATLGHDLRGLRDRAILLLGFAGGLRRSEIVGLDIERDDHSDGCGWIEFFPGKGVLVTLRGKTGWREVEVGRGSSDDTCPVAALETWIKYGRIVRGPLFRRIFKDNKTVDVERLSDKHVARLVKQTVLAAGVRADLPDAERVLLFAGHSLRSGLASSADIEERYVQKQLGHASAEMTRKYQRRRDRFRTNLTKASGL
- a CDS encoding type II toxin-antitoxin system MqsA family antitoxin is translated as MSEMTKFGADLIQSMSEALAHAQGKDVPGIKIHTVDVGAVDAKAIRKKLDLTQDEMATVLGTSPSGYKKWEQGKRQPSGAARTLLRVMDREPEAVLRALTLKDGDAAPTNQAPAH
- a CDS encoding DUF736 domain-containing protein, with product MSATIAQLTATKNGFSGTLTTLAIRAPIQLVANQKKNDDGREPDFRVIASRNGFELGAGWKRVSQNTGNEYVSVTLRAPEFGTIYANMAPAPGDEEGKFVLIWNPREVN
- a CDS encoding replication initiation protein RepC translates to MHTHTATTPFGRRPMTLGLISSQAAAKNIEQGAKVSKWQVFRDIREAKEALGATDRALAILNALLTFHREEELTGEANLIVFPSNEQLIRRANGVSPTTLRRHLANLVTSGLIIRRDSPNGKRFARKGRGGEIEQAYGFDLSPIVARAEEFRELAEAVAAERKALRLVKERLTICRRDVVKMIEAGINESVPGNWRGFQRCYETIVARLPRTAPRQVLEVIADELEDLWADVHQTLESFVKSEESNANESHSERHIQNSNSDFHPTGETEYGLGEKEEASGTAEHTDNVRSLPRRDLPLGMVLSACPDIVPYAEGGQIRSWRDLGGAADRARPSMGVSPSAWQEAVEVMGQQTAAIVLAAILQRAEHIRSRGGYLRDLTERARAQKFSVWPMITALLNARMEALEKAVASGSSAPVVGPGANAAPPDHPLPISNALRDSMKKKGW